A single Fundulus heteroclitus isolate FHET01 chromosome 4, MU-UCD_Fhet_4.1, whole genome shotgun sequence DNA region contains:
- the il17a/f2 gene encoding interleukin 17a/f2 has translation MIRTGPGHSGDNMQLLTRSFQMLLVFCSALWVASSEEQVPPALCDSVLVFSSDVSSSEGRGSINLRSLSPWTWRTTTVKNQIPSTIWEANCTSEFCSAPKPGQAGNHNLNSVPIYQNILVLTRMSNRCYSASYRSVAVGCTCVRATTDQN, from the exons ATGATCAGAACCGGACCGGGCCACAGCGGAGACAACATGCAGCTGCTGACACGCTCGTTCCAGATGCTGCTG GTGTTCTGCAGTGCATTGTGGGTCGCCTCCTCAGAGGAACAGGTTCCTCCTGCGTTGTGTGACTCCGTGCTGGTGTTCTCCTCGGATGTTTCCTCATCGGAAGGAAGAGGGAGCATCAACCTGAGGTCTCTGTCTCCCTGGACCTGGAG GACCACCACGGTGAAGAACCAGATTCCCTCCACTATCTGGGAGGCCAACTGCACCAGCGAGTTCTGCTCCGCTCCGAAACCGGGCCAGGCAGGAAATCACAATCTCAACTCGGTTCCCATCTACCAGAACATactggttctgacccggatGAGCAACCGCTGCTACTCTGCCTCATACCGGTCCGTGGCTGTCGGCTGTACCTGCGTCAGGGCCACCACTGACCAGAACTAA